One part of the Truepera radiovictrix DSM 17093 genome encodes these proteins:
- a CDS encoding PASTA domain-containing protein, producing MVVSAKRAPLVRALLSLGLLLALAGLIALSAARYLQVDEVVIPDVLGQEAAHATRTLEALGFAVSTYTETVPDALAGGVVSQTPDAGTAVRRGRSVSLGIGAAERGDVPDVVGAPQEAAETLLAEAGLTVTELRYRHAPEAAGTVLEQLPAAGGAASAHDTASLVVSRGPEPPTVAVPNLVGRRAAPARDELLALGFRRIEVIPSRLGPPGVHAQLPAAGERVPLSTQVTLYTSVSNPQVVRVPNVVGLPLEAAARRLSAAGLRVGPLQTSFDPSRPRGVTAVTPSDYTLWGSPVALTVNGEVTAFEAPEPAPPPRGGPLQGPRADTAAGAAAPDAPDQTPPEAAVPIGGRAIPIEYDPANYGFLRGRAYAFRVEITDEQGERVAIDRQMGPDEPVSDTVVVFGEAELRMYIDGQIILAYNPPNP from the coding sequence GTGGTCGTTTCCGCAAAGCGCGCCCCTTTGGTGCGCGCGCTGCTTTCGCTAGGGCTGCTGCTCGCGCTCGCCGGGCTCATCGCCCTGTCGGCGGCGCGCTACTTGCAGGTCGATGAGGTGGTGATCCCCGACGTGCTCGGCCAGGAGGCGGCGCACGCGACGCGCACCCTCGAAGCGCTCGGGTTCGCCGTCAGCACCTACACCGAAACCGTTCCCGACGCGCTCGCTGGGGGCGTCGTGTCGCAGACCCCCGACGCGGGCACCGCCGTGCGGCGCGGGCGCAGCGTGTCGCTCGGCATCGGCGCCGCCGAACGGGGGGACGTGCCGGACGTCGTCGGCGCCCCCCAAGAGGCGGCCGAAACCCTCCTCGCCGAGGCGGGGCTCACGGTCACCGAGCTGCGCTACCGCCACGCGCCGGAAGCGGCAGGGACGGTGCTCGAGCAGCTGCCCGCGGCGGGGGGCGCGGCGAGCGCGCACGACACGGCGAGCCTCGTCGTGTCGCGCGGACCCGAGCCGCCGACCGTGGCCGTGCCCAACCTCGTCGGTCGCCGCGCGGCACCGGCGCGCGACGAACTTCTCGCGCTCGGCTTTCGCCGCATCGAGGTGATCCCCAGCCGGCTCGGCCCCCCCGGCGTGCACGCGCAGCTTCCGGCCGCCGGGGAGCGGGTGCCTTTAAGCACGCAGGTCACCCTCTACACGTCGGTCAGCAACCCGCAGGTGGTGCGCGTGCCAAATGTCGTCGGTCTCCCGCTCGAGGCCGCCGCGCGGCGGCTCTCGGCCGCCGGGCTGCGCGTCGGCCCGTTGCAGACCTCTTTTGACCCCAGCCGGCCGCGCGGCGTCACAGCCGTTACCCCCTCCGACTACACCCTCTGGGGGAGCCCCGTCGCGCTCACCGTTAACGGCGAGGTCACAGCTTTCGAGGCCCCCGAACCCGCCCCGCCGCCGCGCGGAGGGCCCCTGCAGGGCCCCCGCGCGGACACCGCCGCGGGCGCTGCGGCGCCAGACGCTCCGGACCAGACCCCACCGGAGGCGGCGGTGCCCATCGGAGGGCGCGCGATCCCCATCGAATACGACCCGGCCAACTACGGCTTTTTGCGGGGGCGCGCCTACGCCTTTCGCGTCGAGATCACCGACGAGCAGGGGGAGCGCGTCGCCATCGACCGGCAGATGGGGCCCGACGAACCCGTCTCGGACACCGTCGTCGTCTTCGGCGAGGCCGAGCTGCGCATGTATATCGACGGGCAGATCATCCTGGCCTACAACCCGCCCAACCCGTGA
- a CDS encoding HNH endonuclease has translation MLNFDDAEAHLEARPAADVFRALSQLRLTENDLKLLRAHYAAPRMTVTAKEMARRTGYKHFGAANLHYGKLGRRLADALGLALEYPVQSLVTMAWPTGECAWTLRPQVQEALEQLGLVAAAEPQQDPEEEQWLREGKLVRTLTNAYERNPEARRRCLEHYGTACYICGFSFGEVYGEAFRGVIHVHHLTELSQIGEEYVVDPLTDLRPVCPNCHAIIHQRKPAYSLEEVKALLARRRKA, from the coding sequence ATGCTCAACTTCGACGACGCCGAGGCGCATCTGGAGGCGCGGCCAGCTGCTGACGTCTTTCGTGCGCTGAGTCAGCTACGCCTGACAGAAAACGACCTCAAGCTGTTGAGGGCGCACTACGCGGCACCGCGCATGACGGTGACGGCGAAGGAGATGGCGCGCCGCACAGGCTACAAGCACTTTGGCGCGGCCAACCTCCACTACGGCAAGCTCGGCAGGCGCCTCGCCGACGCGCTAGGCCTAGCCCTTGAGTACCCGGTCCAGTCTCTGGTTACGATGGCCTGGCCGACGGGCGAATGCGCGTGGACCTTAAGACCCCAAGTTCAAGAGGCGCTCGAGCAGCTCGGCCTGGTCGCTGCTGCCGAGCCGCAACAAGACCCCGAGGAAGAACAGTGGTTACGGGAAGGAAAGCTCGTCCGCACGCTCACGAACGCGTACGAGCGCAACCCAGAGGCGCGGCGACGCTGCCTCGAGCACTACGGCACGGCGTGCTACATCTGCGGCTTTTCGTTTGGTGAGGTTTACGGCGAAGCGTTCAGGGGTGTTATCCACGTTCATCACCTCACCGAACTCTCTCAAATCGGTGAGGAATATGTTGTCGATCCTCTGACGGACTTGCGCCCCGTGTGCCCCAACTGTCACGCCATCATTCACCAGAGAAAACCTGCTTACTCCCTCGAGGAGGTCAAGGCGCTCCTCGCGCGCCGCCGAAAAGCCTAA
- a CDS encoding acyltransferase, whose product MPWLVPRALPPEGERVLSRFLGELTEKLDDPALDRNEVVRDTLAEVLYAAPFTELAERAPLAAFALDPRNVTFEAERYVVTDPERFARVKPLLWLWKSLDLTPFGQSVESGLRLRALLAARVFAHAGKNLKIFQNVEVSVGYNLWVGDDVTIHRGVFIDDIGGVTLHDGVSLSDFVNVYSHTHSVLESPDVTLKETVIGKGVRVAYHATVLAGTVLSDDSMVGAMALATRDLEPHVIGLGIPAKARVWKERAGDPRFASLVVDARTYARKAPVRANPDFRTEEPADPVEEPSV is encoded by the coding sequence ATGCCGTGGCTCGTCCCCCGCGCGCTCCCCCCCGAAGGGGAGCGGGTGCTCTCGCGTTTTCTCGGCGAGCTCACCGAAAAGCTCGACGATCCTGCTCTCGACCGCAACGAGGTCGTGCGCGACACCCTCGCCGAGGTCCTCTACGCCGCTCCCTTTACCGAGCTCGCCGAGCGCGCCCCGCTGGCGGCGTTTGCGCTCGACCCGCGCAACGTGACCTTCGAAGCCGAACGCTACGTCGTCACCGACCCCGAGCGCTTCGCGCGGGTGAAACCGCTGCTCTGGCTCTGGAAAAGCCTCGACCTCACACCCTTCGGGCAGTCGGTCGAGAGCGGCCTCCGGTTGCGCGCCCTGCTCGCTGCGCGCGTCTTCGCCCACGCGGGGAAAAACCTCAAGATCTTTCAAAACGTCGAGGTCTCCGTCGGCTACAACCTCTGGGTCGGCGACGACGTCACCATCCACCGGGGCGTCTTTATCGACGATATCGGCGGGGTGACCTTGCACGACGGGGTCAGCTTGTCGGACTTCGTCAACGTCTACTCGCACACCCACAGCGTGCTCGAGTCCCCCGACGTGACCCTTAAAGAGACGGTCATCGGCAAGGGGGTGCGGGTCGCTTACCACGCGACCGTTTTGGCGGGCACCGTGCTCTCGGACGACAGCATGGTCGGGGCGATGGCGCTCGCCACCCGCGACCTCGAGCCGCACGTTATCGGCCTCGGGATCCCGGCCAAGGCGCGCGTCTGGAAGGAGCGCGCGGGCGACCCGCGCTTCGCCTCACTCGTCGTCGACGCGCGCACCTACGCGCGCAAGGCCCCCGTGCGCGCCAACCCCGACTTCCGCACCGAGGAGCCCGCCGACCCGGTCGAAGAGCCCTCGGTGTAG
- a CDS encoding amidohydrolase family protein, translating into MSTPAYETFDAHLHVVDFLQESDGLRALLTRMDEARVERAVIFGMPVTKEWAEWEPQGPDYYLADNARLYPYSLTDALVAERYLALSAEERARFIPLLCGFNPVDKYALKHVQRLIKLYPGVFRGIGELLLRHDDLTNLLYGQPPRANHPALHGVYALAGERGLPVLVHQDITAIGREVPLYEGELIGALAEHPETTFVWAHLGFSRRVRLPDHAAYVAGLLERFPNLYGDLSWLVFDTLVCPGGVPDDAWLALTERYSDRLCLGSDLFGRFDRLASTMARFTPFLDALSDEARFNLRVGTARRLYDRPALSEPM; encoded by the coding sequence GTGAGCACGCCCGCTTACGAGACCTTCGACGCGCACCTGCACGTCGTCGACTTTCTGCAGGAGTCCGACGGGTTGCGGGCGCTTTTGACGCGTATGGACGAGGCTAGGGTCGAACGCGCGGTGATCTTCGGGATGCCCGTGACCAAAGAGTGGGCCGAGTGGGAGCCGCAGGGGCCCGACTACTACCTCGCCGACAACGCCCGCCTCTATCCCTACAGCCTCACCGACGCGCTCGTCGCGGAGCGCTACCTCGCGCTCTCCGCAGAGGAGCGCGCGCGCTTCATCCCGCTGCTGTGCGGTTTCAACCCGGTCGACAAGTACGCGCTTAAACACGTGCAGCGCCTTATCAAGCTCTACCCGGGGGTGTTTCGCGGGATCGGCGAGCTGCTGCTGCGCCACGACGACCTCACGAACTTGCTCTACGGGCAGCCGCCGCGCGCGAACCACCCGGCGCTCCACGGGGTCTACGCGCTCGCCGGCGAACGCGGGCTGCCGGTCTTGGTGCACCAAGACATCACCGCCATCGGGCGGGAGGTGCCCCTATACGAGGGCGAGCTGATAGGGGCGCTCGCCGAGCACCCCGAGACGACCTTCGTGTGGGCGCACCTCGGGTTCTCGCGGCGCGTGCGGCTGCCCGACCACGCCGCCTACGTCGCGGGGCTTTTGGAGCGCTTTCCCAACCTCTACGGCGATCTGTCGTGGCTCGTGTTCGACACGCTCGTCTGCCCCGGCGGGGTGCCCGACGACGCCTGGCTGGCGCTCACCGAGCGCTACAGCGACCGCCTCTGCCTGGGTTCGGACCTCTTCGGGCGTTTTGACCGTCTGGCAAGCACCATGGCACGCTTTACCCCCTTTCTGGACGCTCTTAGCGACGAGGCGCGGTTCAACCTCCGCGTGGGCACCGCGCGAAGGCTCTACGACCGCCCCGCGCTGAGCGAGCCGATGTAG
- a CDS encoding arsenic resistance protein produces the protein MAELTQPLLILAAALFGLALGQAPQLAAGAEGLVLPLLMVMLTGVFLRVPLRGLGGAFRNLRFTGLSLGLNFLWTPLFGWLLGALFLRGQPDLRIGLLMLLVTPCTDWYLVFTGLARGDVRLGAALLPWHLVLQLLLLPLYLLLLAGTLVPLPPGALAESVVWALALPLAAATLVRTLARRTGRGARLEALLPTLEPLQLAALCGAIAATFASQGGALLAQPEVALQLLPPLLLFFAVNFALALRLGRAAGLSKAARTGLVFATLARNSPVALAVAVTAFPGRPLVALALIVGPLVELPVLALVSRLLPLVRRSRGAAGAS, from the coding sequence GTGGCCGAACTGACGCAACCCCTGCTGATCCTCGCTGCCGCGCTTTTCGGGCTCGCGCTCGGGCAGGCGCCGCAGCTCGCCGCCGGGGCCGAAGGGCTCGTCCTGCCCTTGCTCATGGTAATGCTCACCGGGGTGTTTCTGCGCGTCCCGCTGCGCGGCCTCGGGGGGGCCTTTCGCAACCTCCGGTTTACGGGCCTCAGCTTGGGGCTCAACTTCCTTTGGACGCCCCTTTTCGGGTGGCTCCTCGGGGCGCTCTTTCTGCGGGGTCAGCCCGACCTGCGCATCGGGCTCCTCATGCTGCTCGTGACGCCCTGCACCGACTGGTACCTGGTCTTTACCGGCCTCGCCCGCGGCGACGTCCGCCTCGGGGCTGCGCTGCTCCCCTGGCACCTGGTGCTGCAGCTGCTGCTGCTGCCGCTCTACCTGCTGCTCCTCGCCGGCACGCTCGTACCGCTGCCGCCGGGCGCGCTCGCCGAGAGCGTCGTGTGGGCGCTCGCCCTGCCGCTCGCCGCCGCGACGTTGGTGCGCACCCTGGCACGCCGCACGGGCCGAGGGGCGCGCTTGGAGGCGCTTTTACCCACCCTCGAGCCGCTGCAGCTCGCCGCTCTTTGCGGGGCGATCGCGGCCACCTTCGCCTCGCAAGGGGGGGCGCTGCTGGCGCAACCCGAGGTGGCGCTCCAGCTGCTGCCGCCGCTGCTCCTCTTTTTCGCCGTCAACTTCGCCCTCGCCCTGCGGCTCGGGCGCGCCGCCGGGCTGAGCAAGGCCGCCCGCACGGGGCTCGTCTTCGCGACGCTCGCGCGCAACTCACCCGTGGCGCTCGCGGTAGCCGTCACGGCGTTTCCGGGCCGCCCCCTCGTGGCGCTCGCCCTGATCGTCGGGCCGCTCGTCGAACTCCCCGTGCTGGCGCTCGTATCGCGGCTGCTGCCGCTCGTGCGCCGCTCCCGGGGCGCTGCGGGGGCGTCCTAG
- the xdhC gene encoding xanthine dehydrogenase accessory protein XdhC — MSWLAAAAELARAGTPFVLVTLARVRGHAPRRAGSKMVVTAREAHGSVGGGNLEATATARARELLASGARDPELLSLPLGPQGGAHGVQCCGGEVTLLLEPFALARPSVALFGAGHVGWALVQVLGTLPLNLHLIDSRASALARPLPSPLAATLTRHHAPVPESALAALPAGTHLLILTHDHAEDLAVLERALRGPFGMVGLIGSASKWAHFRRELARQGLSETDLARVVTPIGDPELGKSPPAIAIGVAAQLLSVLELPEGLF; from the coding sequence GTGAGCTGGCTCGCGGCCGCCGCTGAGCTCGCCCGCGCGGGCACCCCCTTCGTGCTCGTGACGCTCGCGCGCGTGCGCGGCCACGCTCCGCGCCGCGCGGGGAGCAAGATGGTGGTGACCGCGCGCGAAGCGCACGGCAGCGTCGGCGGCGGCAACCTCGAGGCCACCGCCACCGCGCGCGCCCGGGAGCTCCTCGCATCTGGCGCGCGCGACCCCGAGCTGCTGAGCTTGCCCCTGGGCCCGCAGGGGGGCGCGCACGGGGTGCAGTGCTGCGGCGGCGAGGTGACGCTCCTCTTGGAGCCCTTCGCCCTCGCGCGCCCCAGCGTCGCCCTCTTCGGCGCGGGCCACGTCGGGTGGGCGCTCGTACAGGTGCTCGGCACCCTGCCCTTAAACCTCCACCTCATCGACTCGCGCGCGAGCGCCCTCGCGCGCCCCCTGCCGAGCCCGCTCGCCGCGACCCTCACGCGCCACCACGCCCCGGTGCCCGAGAGCGCGCTCGCGGCGCTCCCCGCGGGCACCCACCTGCTCATCCTGACCCACGACCACGCCGAGGACCTGGCGGTGCTCGAGCGCGCCCTGCGGGGCCCCTTCGGTATGGTCGGGCTCATCGGTTCGGCGAGCAAGTGGGCCCACTTCCGGCGCGAGCTCGCGCGGCAGGGCCTCTCCGAAACCGACTTAGCGCGCGTGGTGACGCCCATCGGCGACCCGGAGCTGGGCAAGAGCCCGCCGGCGATCGCCATCGGCGTGGCGGCGCAGCTCCTCAGCGTTCTAGAGCTCCCCGAAGGGCTCTTTTAG
- the xdhB gene encoding xanthine dehydrogenase molybdopterin binding subunit produces the protein MSLPDPIGRALPHESARAHVQGSARYTADLPDLAGTLHAAPVCAPHARARLVALDVSAALAHPGVATVLTAADVPGVNDSSAHGGDEPLFADPEVLYWGHAVAWVLAESEAAARAGAALVRATCEPLPALLSIEAAIAAGSFHGPEQRLRWGDPEAALARAPHRLEGELFVGAQDHFYLETHTAYALLEPDHTLHVYSSTQHPSETQGVVAQVLGVPANRVTVTCLRMGGGFGGKESQGAPYAAVAALGALKTGRPVRVRLRRSDDMVMTGKRHPFWGRYEVGFHPDGTLGAVVLELFSDGGFSSDLSLPVMGRALFHADNAYYAPHRLVRGRVCKTHKTSQTAFRGFGGPQGMLFAEEIIDRVARSLGLPPDAVRARNLYCAAGARATTHYGQLILDSHLERVWHEVLSRADVARRRAELAAFNAAHPHCKRALAVTPVKFGISFTKTPMNQAGALVLIYLDGSVQLNHGGTEMGQGLLTKTLQVAAATLGVPLERLRVMPTATDKVPNTSPTAASSGSDLNGQAVKAACETLKGRLAGVAAKLLGLSAPEVLRFEGGEIFCPYQPQRRLLFTDVVRQAYLEQVPLFATGYYRTPNLHFDPATGRGRPFHYFACGAAASEVEVDGFTGAFKLRRVDIVQDVGAPLNPLIDRGQIEGGFVQGLGWLTMEEALWDAAGRFVTNAPSTYKIPTIADVPEAFHVAFLPDAATPGVIGGSKAVGEPPLMLALSVREALREAVAAFTEAPPRRVELAAPATPEAILWAIERVRAEPVRDLVSGD, from the coding sequence ATGAGCCTCCCCGACCCCATCGGCAGAGCGCTACCGCACGAGAGCGCCCGCGCCCACGTCCAGGGCTCGGCCCGCTACACCGCCGACCTCCCCGACCTCGCCGGGACGCTGCACGCCGCGCCGGTGTGCGCCCCGCACGCGCGGGCGCGGCTCGTGGCCCTAGACGTGTCGGCGGCGCTCGCGCACCCGGGCGTCGCCACGGTGCTCACCGCCGCCGACGTGCCGGGCGTCAACGACTCGAGCGCGCACGGGGGGGACGAACCGCTTTTTGCCGACCCCGAGGTGCTCTACTGGGGCCACGCGGTCGCTTGGGTGCTGGCCGAGAGCGAAGCCGCAGCCCGCGCCGGCGCGGCGCTCGTCCGGGCGACCTGCGAGCCCCTGCCCGCGCTGCTGAGCATCGAAGCGGCCATCGCCGCGGGGAGCTTTCACGGCCCCGAGCAACGGCTGCGCTGGGGCGACCCCGAAGCGGCCCTCGCGCGCGCCCCCCACCGCCTTGAGGGGGAGCTCTTCGTGGGCGCTCAAGACCACTTCTACCTAGAGACCCACACCGCCTACGCGCTCCTTGAACCAGACCACACGCTGCACGTTTACAGCTCCACGCAGCACCCCAGCGAGACGCAGGGGGTCGTGGCCCAGGTCCTCGGCGTCCCGGCAAACCGCGTTACCGTCACCTGTCTGCGGATGGGCGGCGGCTTCGGCGGCAAGGAGTCGCAGGGCGCGCCCTACGCGGCCGTCGCGGCGCTCGGCGCCCTCAAGACGGGGCGGCCCGTGCGGGTGCGGTTGCGGCGCTCTGACGACATGGTGATGACCGGCAAGCGCCACCCCTTCTGGGGCCGCTACGAGGTCGGGTTTCACCCGGACGGGACGCTGGGGGCGGTGGTGCTCGAGCTTTTTAGCGACGGCGGCTTCTCCTCGGACCTCTCGCTGCCGGTGATGGGCCGCGCGCTCTTTCACGCGGACAACGCCTACTACGCCCCGCACCGGCTCGTGCGCGGGCGCGTCTGCAAAACCCACAAGACCTCGCAGACCGCCTTTCGCGGCTTCGGCGGCCCGCAGGGGATGCTCTTCGCCGAAGAGATCATCGACCGCGTGGCGCGTTCGCTCGGGCTCCCCCCGGACGCGGTGCGCGCGCGCAACCTCTACTGCGCCGCGGGGGCGCGGGCGACCACCCACTACGGCCAGTTGATCCTCGATAGTCACCTCGAGCGGGTCTGGCACGAGGTGCTGTCTCGAGCCGACGTCGCGCGCCGCCGCGCCGAGCTCGCCGCTTTTAACGCCGCGCACCCCCACTGCAAACGCGCTCTCGCGGTGACGCCCGTGAAGTTCGGCATCTCGTTTACAAAGACCCCCATGAACCAGGCGGGCGCGCTTGTGCTCATCTACCTCGACGGCAGCGTGCAGCTCAACCACGGCGGCACCGAGATGGGGCAGGGGCTGCTGACCAAAACCCTGCAGGTCGCCGCGGCAACCCTGGGGGTGCCCTTAGAGCGCCTGCGCGTCATGCCGACCGCCACCGACAAGGTGCCCAACACCTCCCCGACGGCGGCGAGCAGCGGGAGCGACCTCAACGGCCAGGCGGTCAAAGCGGCTTGCGAAACCCTTAAGGGGCGCCTCGCCGGGGTCGCGGCCAAGCTCCTCGGCCTCAGCGCCCCCGAGGTGCTCCGCTTCGAGGGCGGCGAGATCTTCTGCCCCTACCAGCCGCAGCGCCGGCTCCTGTTTACCGACGTCGTGCGGCAGGCGTACCTGGAGCAGGTGCCGCTCTTCGCCACCGGCTACTACCGCACCCCGAACCTGCACTTCGACCCCGCCACGGGTCGGGGCCGCCCCTTTCACTACTTCGCTTGCGGCGCGGCCGCGAGCGAGGTCGAGGTCGACGGCTTTACGGGCGCCTTTAAGCTGCGCCGGGTCGACATCGTCCAGGATGTCGGCGCGCCGTTAAACCCCCTTATCGACAGGGGCCAGATCGAGGGCGGCTTCGTCCAGGGGCTCGGTTGGCTGACGATGGAGGAGGCGCTCTGGGACGCCGCGGGCCGCTTCGTCACGAACGCGCCGAGCACCTACAAGATCCCGACCATCGCCGACGTGCCCGAGGCCTTTCACGTCGCGTTTCTCCCGGACGCCGCGACGCCGGGGGTGATCGGCGGCTCCAAAGCGGTCGGCGAACCCCCCCTGATGCTCGCGCTGAGCGTCCGCGAGGCGCTGCGTGAAGCCGTCGCGGCGTTTACCGAAGCGCCCCCTAGGCGCGTCGAGCTGGCCGCCCCGGCCACCCCCGAGGCGATCTTGTGGGCGATCGAGCGGGTGCGCGCTGAACCCGTGCGCGACCTCGTCTCCGGGGACTAG
- a CDS encoding SAM-dependent methyltransferase, giving the protein MITPRTPPSRERVAHHYDELDPLYRRLWGEHLHHGLWRSGRESPASATLRLLDEVAARAALRPGMAVCDVGAGYGATARYLAQRLGAHVTALTLSSAQAAYARAQPLASGAPPPRYLLRDWLDNGLPDAAFDAVLALESTEHMPLAPCLREVYRVLKPGGRFVACVWLAREGAGALEVRALLEPICREGRLVGLCSLREYGAALERAGFAVKRADDVSPLVRRTWGVVLGRLAWGLLTRGELWAYLLGAGHLERPFGVTVLRLWLAYRTGALRYGIFSAVRP; this is encoded by the coding sequence GTGATCACCCCCCGCACCCCCCCTTCCCGCGAGCGCGTCGCACACCACTACGATGAGCTCGACCCCCTCTACCGCCGCCTCTGGGGGGAGCACCTGCACCACGGCCTCTGGCGCTCGGGTCGCGAGTCACCCGCGAGCGCGACGCTGAGGCTTTTAGACGAGGTCGCCGCGCGCGCCGCGCTGCGCCCCGGGATGGCCGTGTGCGACGTCGGCGCGGGGTACGGCGCCACCGCGCGCTACCTGGCGCAGCGGCTGGGCGCCCACGTCACCGCGCTCACCCTCTCGAGCGCCCAAGCCGCGTACGCGCGCGCCCAACCCCTCGCCTCCGGCGCCCCGCCCCCGCGCTACTTGCTCCGCGACTGGCTCGACAACGGCCTGCCGGACGCCGCCTTCGACGCGGTGCTGGCGCTCGAGAGCACCGAGCACATGCCGCTCGCGCCCTGCTTGCGCGAGGTCTACCGGGTGCTCAAACCGGGCGGCCGCTTCGTCGCCTGCGTCTGGCTCGCCCGCGAGGGGGCGGGGGCGCTCGAGGTGCGCGCCCTACTGGAGCCCATCTGCCGCGAGGGCCGCCTCGTGGGGCTATGCAGCTTGCGCGAGTACGGTGCGGCGCTCGAGCGCGCCGGCTTCGCCGTTAAGCGCGCCGACGACGTCAGCCCGCTCGTGCGCCGCACCTGGGGGGTGGTGCTCGGCCGCCTCGCGTGGGGCCTGCTCACGCGAGGCGAGCTCTGGGCGTATCTGCTGGGCGCGGGGCACCTCGAGCGCCCGTTTGGCGTGACCGTGCTGCGGTTGTGGCTCGCCTACCGCACCGGCGCGCTGCGCTACGGGATCTTTAGCGCCGTGCGGCCCTAG
- a CDS encoding xanthine dehydrogenase small subunit → MSALFRLNGAPVRAETPSQMLLYFLRARGLTGTKEGCAEGDCGACTVALRTPAGFEAVNSCLLPVGAVAGRDVVTVEGLAQGGTLHPVQEALAAAGGSQCGFCTPGFVMSLFAAFYSGERGDDVLGGNLCRCTGYVPIRAALRSLPAPNPDDPFLRPPAPLPAPSAMAGFFAPTSLPELFALLAEHPEAKLLAGGTDVGVEMNTVGRVYPVLVSLASVAELQALEDAGDAVRVGAGVTLSRLERELRGVFPALDDMLAHFAARPIRNRATVGGNLGTASPVGDLAPVFLALDAQLELVSAAGARTLPLGDFFTGYRATALRPGELIAAVRLPKRQPALTRAYKVSKRAADDISTVSAAFAVALSAAGRVETARLAYGGVAATPVRALAVERALVGRPWSAATVREAAAALRAAFTPLSDLRGSAAYRSRLVGNLFERFFYESTPEAARP, encoded by the coding sequence ATGTCGGCTCTTTTTCGCCTTAACGGCGCCCCCGTGCGCGCCGAGACCCCCTCGCAGATGCTGCTCTACTTCCTGCGCGCGCGCGGCCTCACGGGCACCAAGGAGGGCTGCGCCGAGGGCGACTGCGGCGCCTGCACCGTGGCGCTGCGCACGCCGGCGGGCTTCGAGGCGGTCAACAGCTGCCTCCTGCCGGTGGGCGCGGTCGCCGGCCGCGACGTCGTCACGGTCGAGGGGCTCGCTCAAGGGGGGACGCTGCACCCCGTGCAGGAGGCACTCGCGGCCGCAGGTGGGTCGCAGTGCGGCTTCTGCACGCCGGGGTTCGTGATGAGCCTCTTTGCCGCGTTCTACAGCGGCGAGCGGGGGGACGACGTCCTCGGGGGCAACCTCTGCCGCTGCACGGGCTACGTCCCCATCCGCGCGGCGCTGCGCTCGCTCCCGGCGCCGAACCCGGACGACCCCTTCCTGAGGCCGCCCGCGCCCCTTCCCGCCCCGAGCGCCATGGCGGGCTTTTTCGCGCCCACGTCCCTCCCCGAGCTCTTCGCGCTGCTCGCGGAGCACCCCGAAGCCAAGCTCCTCGCCGGCGGCACCGACGTCGGGGTCGAGATGAACACCGTCGGGCGGGTCTACCCGGTGCTGGTGTCGCTCGCGTCGGTTGCGGAGCTGCAGGCGCTCGAGGACGCGGGAGACGCCGTCCGGGTGGGTGCGGGGGTGACGCTCTCGCGGCTAGAGCGCGAACTAAGGGGCGTTTTTCCCGCCCTAGACGACATGCTCGCCCACTTCGCCGCGCGCCCCATCCGTAACCGCGCGACGGTTGGCGGCAACTTGGGGACCGCTTCGCCCGTCGGCGACCTCGCACCGGTCTTTTTGGCCCTGGACGCGCAGCTCGAGCTGGTCTCGGCGGCGGGCGCGCGGACGCTCCCGCTCGGGGACTTTTTCACCGGTTACCGCGCCACCGCGCTCCGGCCGGGCGAGCTCATCGCCGCCGTGCGGCTCCCCAAACGCCAACCCGCGCTCACGCGCGCCTACAAGGTCAGCAAGCGCGCCGCTGATGACATCAGCACGGTTTCGGCGGCCTTCGCCGTCGCGCTGAGTGCGGCGGGCCGCGTCGAGACGGCCCGCCTCGCCTACGGCGGGGTCGCGGCCACCCCGGTGCGCGCGCTTGCTGTCGAGCGCGCGCTCGTGGGGCGGCCCTGGAGCGCGGCGACCGTCCGCGAGGCGGCGGCGGCGCTGCGCGCGGCCTTCACCCCGCTCTCCGACCTGCGCGGGAGCGCGGCGTACCGCTCGCGTTTGGTCGGCAACCTCTTCGAGCGGTTTTTCTATGAAAGCACCCCCGAGGCGGCGCGCCCATGA